Part of the Micropterus dolomieu isolate WLL.071019.BEF.003 ecotype Adirondacks linkage group LG17, ASM2129224v1, whole genome shotgun sequence genome is shown below.
TTTTAATCAGAGTTCATTCAGAGCAAGCTGAGAATACAAGCACAATATCACAACATGTCTGCAGCAGTATGACATTGTCATAACATCATTTCCCTCTGGTCTGACAACACACAAGGTCCAAACCAGACAGCATATATGATGAGAGATAATAGCACCAGGGTGTTGGAGTGCATAGCAGCACATCTAGTGGTTGGATCGGACTTGATGCTAGCAGGCAGCAGGCTGTAGAGGTCAGACActaaaactctctctctcacacatacatacacacaaacacactcactaaGGCTAAAACTGGAAGCAGACTCACGGTGGTTAGTGCTCAACTTCACCCTCACACACTGCAGCCATGTCGGCCGCTAAGGGTATTACTGTAGTAGACTGTGTTTACGACCAGAGAGGGAAAGGGTGTGATCACATTTTAGCAAAAACACCCCACGTCACGCTCACAATGGACAGATGTGATTTGCACATTTTCAGACAGCAGCATTTTAAAGAGCTGAACTACAAGTCCTGGCCCATTCCTTGTCCTTCAACACCTGGAGAGATCAGCCCATTCAGAGTGAAAATTGAGTACATACAATAGGTTCTCAGACCTATAAGCATAACGCTTTTTATCTTGTTTATGCAAAATTACAGTGTCACAgctcagaggagaggatggCGTACAATGTCACAAAATACTGAGTCACTGCAGTTTAATGCCCTTGGTTTAATGGGAACTGCAGTATTCCCATTAAAACAAAGGAGTGGTTCTCCATTTAGATTGCAAGAAGTATGTTTGTGGGTGAAACAATATTGCTGGTGTGATTATTTTATAGCTTTAACAGCCACTAGACTATGATTTTACTAACTGcatgtactttttgtttttcgGTGTGGCAAGTGTCTATTACTACACATGcattataatttataattgaAAAGGACTCGCCCCTATAAATTTATCTTTAATGGCTCAATTTACAAGCTAAAATGTGACTGTGACATAAAGTCTGCTAAAATGTTGCTACTCAACCAAAAAACAGGGATCCTGCATGCAAGCTGTAGCAATTATATTACAGTTCATTTGGTTTCTTAGCAACCAAACTGATGAAACCAGATATCATCCagaacaatgaaatgaaaaccaggACCATACAGCGGAGGCACTGTAACTAGGAAACGCAACCGTAAAACagattttgtattttcacaaaACCTCTCGTGATACAGTCTCAGAGAAAAAGCATCCCCTTGACATTTTGTACAATCATTTTAATACTGATCTGAATTGTCATCCATTCAGACAAATGCCCTTTcatacacatatatgtgtaCAGATGGCTCTTTTTTCATAGCTTAATGCCAAACAGAATTCATATAAATAATGTGCAAATCATGTGCTCAATGATATAAAGCGGTTCCGTGCACCAAAATACAAGGAATCACATCCgtacacacccacatacacactgtTTACAGTGAAATTATTTGCATTATTCTACAAGCTCAACATCAGTGCCCATTCAAAGGTGAATAACATATGACAGGACAGCAAAAACAACAGGTAAGGAAATAAACCAAAGGGAAGAAATTTGCCTAATTCAATCGCGCACACCAAAGAGTGCTACTTTTACTGCTTTGCTTCAGCCAGTCTATTGCTGATCTCTTTGCTCTTCTTTGTGACAACTCCCTCTGGTTTGGGTTCTGGGGCACCCAAAGACGGTTTCTTCTTGGCTGACTGGGAACTAGCAAGCTGCTTCTCTTTTGATTTTTTCACCATCTtccctgttgttgttgttggcgTCTTTTTTGGTTTGGTGCGAGACACTGGTTTATCCACCTAAGAGAAGAAAAGTGAAAGCACTGAGATTAAACTGTTtcaaaatagtaaattaaacTTAATCTGATGTTAAAGCAATAGAtcaatattttggaaaatgcATTTGTTCGCTTTGTTGCCAAGAATTCCATGAGAAGGTCGATACCACACTCatgtctgtccattaaatataaagctactgCTAGCCaccgattagcttagcttagcataaagactgttCAATGGTTCTGTCGAAACCTTCTGTCTTTCCCGTACACTGCCCTAACCTTAACCAGCCTTACCAATGGAGGCAacgagtactagccaatcagaggcagtgTTGTCAAAaatctggtggggaaaaaatattGCGTGCCAGGAGCAGTGACTTTCTGGATTTGTGTATCCATGGGAAGGTTCCAGGAAGTTTAAAATAATcagctggctgtagcttcagaTATAACAACAGATACTttgtgagagtggtatcgatcttcttgTCAAACTCTCGTCAAGAAAGCAAGCGCATTTCTCAGaatatcaaactattcctttaaatggtCCTTAATTCATAGAGACTCTAAATCAGGTTGAAGTCCTATTTTATCATGCAGTACCTCTTTTTAGTCTTAAAATAATGACAAGCAAATGACACCATATATAGGTGATATTTGCATTATGTGGTTAGTGCAATGaagattaaagaaaaaaacagcacaaaagtGTATTTGTGCCTTTCTTTGTATTGAATTGTGGTTGGTGCAGTTTTCCAACTTTAAGCATAACATTCAAGTAAATGTCTTATATTAGTATGTGATGTTAGTCTTGTgctttaaagaaagaaatacttTGGTAAGATTTGACCAATAATAGTGGGGGCAAAACCTAGATACTTTAGAAGCAGGTGTGTCACTGAAGGTCTGCTGTTTCAAATTCCCATACTGACTGGGAAAATGTGGGTGCAGAGATGAACGTGCCCTTAAGCAAGGCCCTTAGCTTCTTTCTGCTCTTGTGGAGGTGCCACAACAATGACATACGTTACGAAGTGTTCAATTTGTATAAATGAGCTGGTGTACAGCCAAAAAAGTTGCAAACATGCTCAACTTTTGCTGAATAAATAAACCTTAAAAATCTGTATATTATAAGAGATGACAAATGTCTGTAAAAAGCTGTTTCTGACAGTAAAAACGAAGGGCTCTATTTCTGTGAATAAAGTGGTTGTGGTGCGTACAGCATTATAAatcatttttgtgcattttgttgCCACAGACAGTTAGTCAAGGCGGAATTAGAAGGAATGTGTTAAAATGGGGCGTGGCAGGGGATTATATCATTCATGACCCAAAACACCTTAAAAGCAGTGCAGTCTGCACCAAAACAGCCATTTTCATGGTCCAGAACACATTTACAAATTTTAATATGCATTCTGTGGACCTTGAAGAATTAAATGACATCATCATGGCTGCATCATACTGAGCTACAAACTGCTACCACGCAAATCAGACATCAAAAGCCAAAACGATaacatcatctgcaaacaaGTGTTACCAAAAATATACTGCACCACTTGCCCCGGCCAATGACCCTACTGTGCCTCTTTATTCGCATGTATGCAGTAAAATTCATAGAGTGTCAACTATGTGCAGAACAATTTGAGAACAAAATGCCATTTTGCCTAATGTAATTTGCACCATACATTGTCACCAAAATAGAGCCCTACACAGATCCTTCTCTTTTGTTTCTTATCTGTTACTTAGCAATATCATCTAAGCTTTTTGTTTATTCCATTTATTAATGAATCCACGTTCTGCATAAATCCACAGAATTTGCATGGATGGTGCAGGCTGAGAGGCGGGCAAACAGTGAAGATGTGGGGGATCCTTTTTGCAGGATTGCGACTGGCAGGTGGGTGATACATGTGAATATGGCTTGTACTGGCCAAGGCGCATactgtgcgcgtgtgtgcgtgtgtaaaGTATGCACGTTTTGCGCCCGATAAATTTGAGGTCAGCCTCCATGCCTTCCAGaagaaacagagaacacaccTGACTACAGCAGATTTAGAACAGAGCTGTTCTCAGTCTCTGAGAAGTCCTACAAGAACGAGAGAGGGAGTGGCCATATGAACACACTTCTATAGACAAACTATTAACCAATTTTTGTCTGAACTGTCGATAACATGCACGCAGATCCCACTCAATATTCAAACTATCTTAAACTAAACGCCTGGGATGAAGTCACGTGTTGCTATACTCCAAAGTTGGGATATTAATGTAACATTTCAAACTGATGCAATCAAGTATGTAAAATTTGCTCCATTACCTAGTTGTTGTTTGCTTAGTTTAGtcttatttaaacattttacaggcttattttgtcatttaaaatgtcttcttCAAAATATGAAGCTTTTTTGTGGGTCTTTAACAAGTCTGAGAACCAGTCACCTGCCATTAGGCCACAGCGTGACTTTGATggtgtggaaaataaaataacatttatgcAAGAactcaaagtcaaagtcaacaTATTAAACACAAACTACTAAACCTATGGTTTGGCAGCTTTAGACATGCTTATAATTAAACATACTTAATGTAAGTAATGGTAAATGGTGGTACCAGTATTTCACAGACCTACACTAACATCAGTGGCTCTGTGTGTGGACATGCTCTCACCTTGGCAGGCTCCTTGCTGGGCTCACTGTACAGGCTGCGTATCCTCCTGCGGTCCACCAACTTGTTGTCAGTGGGGTGAGCCTTCACCTGCTCCCCCTTGAATGTGGCACTGTAGCTGGTTTCCAGATTGGTCCCGTCCTCTGGGGGTTTATACTGAGATGGAGCTTTGATGGCCTTCACTGGTTTCACATCCTTGTATGCCTTGAACTCAGTCCTAAGAACAATGGAAAGTACAAACAGAGTTTTGCTTtatgattgttttcattatcaattcatCTGACAATAATTTTCTTGATAAATCGAATATATCTTTGGgttatttttttgattaaagaggaaaaagagcagCATCAAACCCTCATATcggagaagctggaatcagagaatgtTTAGCATGTTTGCTTGAAGAGTGAAGAATGAATCAATCATCAAAGTAGTTTCTGATAAATGTAACTAATTGGTtattgactaatcatttcagctctaaatggtttaatgttactaaaaatgttaaaaataaacactacaTGTCTTTCATACTGCCTTGTAGAAAATTAGTCCCAGTTGTGTGGCACATGAGCAGCTATTAAAATGCGGTTTAATACATACTGTTGTCCATGTGGCAGAACTAAATTGGATTGATCATATACAATAAGAGATGTTTGTATTGTTCAAGCGTTGATGTCTCATGTTGACTAATAGATCAGCACCAGGATGTTCAGAGCTCTGCTGCCGATTTATTGCTGAATACAGGATCATGGATCATCACAGGATCATGTTCGCCAATTCATTTCTCCATATTGGCTAACTGTTATTTTTAGAAtagatgttaaaatgttatCTTTAGATTTACTTTCTAAGCTCTGTAAGAAAAGACATGGCTGGCTTGTGGACTTGTAAACACACCAATTATGGATAATAAGCAGTAGCctacacattttttattgtattcaGAAACTATCAGTGTTCAGTGCTCCACTTCATGAACTTAAGCTACTTGTAAAATTGgcaaaagattattattatatttattataagagattatttttattgctaTATACTGAAGCAAGTATTATGCTCCTCTGTTTTATTACTAGTAATGGTTATTCTAATGTCTCTGAATAGTTGTAGTTTCCAATCAGTGACTATGAAAGTATTTTAATTGACAAACTCAATTTTAATTGCTAGCTGTAACAGGAAAGCCTGAAATTCTAGTTCTGAAATGTAGCTTTTCAGCTTCTGAGGAACATGGGTTTATGTCTTCTCCcatgtttctttgtttattgtggtacgtgtctgtgtgtttcttctgCACAACTGCTTCTAATGATTAATCCAGCTTTTCACTAATTTTATGTAATTAGTGATCCTATGaaataagatttatttttgtgtgactGCTCACAAAGCACATTAATAAGTGGCACATTAagtttattagtcattagtCATTTGGAATAAGTCTCTTTAACAAACTAAACAGAAAATGGAGGACACTGGTACAACTCAAGTTAACTTCAGTATTTCAATGGGGCAGACTGAAGCCAGTGAGTCTTGTTAACTTGCATGTATTATGCATCCCCAATTCATTTGGGAGGAAGCCTGTGCAAAGAAACCATGTTAAGACAtatgattagattagattagattagatagaCCCATTTACTGGCTGAACTCATTCATGGGCTACTGCATTGATTTGGTAGTATTCTTAGGGTGGACAAAGcagggaaaaaaatcaataatgcAGCCTTTAATTGTGGCAATATCAGTTTGCTCTGGAAATGTCAGGATATTGTAACAGGAGACCATGAAATGCCAAATATCCCTTAATgaagttttatgttttatcatAGGACAGAGCAGTGTGGCACACAAGGCTACTTCTGTTGTTAACAATGGATACTTGGATGCAGCACTGTTGATAACCTCAGAAGTAGCCTATAGGCTAACACTTAGAATAAGTTAAGAGCAGCCTACATACTGCATGATCATGTCTCGCTCTCTCGCAGGCTTACCTGTAACTGCTGGAAGTGGACATAACCTCCTTTATCTGTCTGTTGAGAGCGtctgcagctgctctgcctTTCCTCTGCTCGGCGCTCTCATCTGCGGGCATCTGCCCGTCCGTCTTTTCGCccgtttctctctctgctgactTTTCCCTCTTCACGCTTCTCTTGGTCACCTCCTTAGCTTCCTTCTCCTGCATCTTCTCCTCGATCTCGCTCTTCTCCACTTCAGCCTCGGCCTCGGCGGCCGCGAGCTCCAGCTTGCCGCTCCCGGCTCTCCGCTCGGGCCCGCCGGAGGTGGCGGTGGTGGGGCTAGATTTGGGGATCCAGGGGTGATCATGCTTCTTCGGTATAGGCCAGGGCTTATAATCCTTTTGATACTGAGTTTCGTTATTGAACGGGGCCGCCGAGCGTTGGTACTCATTTCTGGGCTTGCAGCTGGGCTCGGGGCGCACTCTCCACGCCTTGAAGTCTTGGCGCATGACGGACGCAGTAGAGCCATCTTTGCCCGCTGCGGCACCCGTCGCGGGCGGTGCCTTCCCAGCCTCCTGCTCGCCAGGATGGGGCTGGGTTTCTATGGCAATGGCACCGGCCCTTTTCTGCTTCGGCTGCGGGTGATGAAGATGCTGCACGTCGGCCACATCCGAGTATTTGGTGAAAACTAAAGGCACCGCGATGTCCGCTTTGTCCAGCTCGGTCCAAAAGCGGTTGATGCAGCAAGCACGCGTAATGCACGGCCAAGCCATGATGATAGCTAAATACTAAGAGGCTGACGAGGAAAAGATGCACAGAAAACTCTAAATCAGGGATGAACGAGTAAATAAATGTCCTACTCACGCCTCGAAGACCTGCAAATGCCCGGACCCTCACCCTGTAGGCTACCCTCTGTTTCTGTCCAGTCAGGGTTATTACTCCTTCCAGCTTTATGTAATTCTCTGTTGATTATCTCACCAATCTTTGCGTGAGTCTAAGGAAGTAGAGCCCCCAcgcttccctctctctctgcaggctatTTGTATTGGAAGTTTTAGGTGGACTTTGAGGTGTGCTGTGGAGTGCACGTTGCTGTCTGGTTGCGCATCAAAGCGACCCCACCCACATTTGTGTGATGCTTAAGGGGTCTGCACTGTGAGTTTGCACGGTGAACTCTCACCTGAGCTCGTCACCGTCTGGCCAGCAAAGAGGGAGGAGACACGTTGAGCCCCCGCACTGCCATGTCGGAAAATGCCAACTCCAAGCAATACAGCGGCTGTAGGCCTACCAGCAGCCTTTTGTTGATTCATAGTGGGGAAATGGCccgaaaatgttgcaaaaaattATATAGAATAATTGAATAAAACAGCGTTACTTGTCCTGTTTCCTTTGTATACGTTTCCGATGTCATTCTCATTTTAAGGTCGTAACTGGATTCAAAAATGAATTAGCTTACATGAAATTTAAAGTATATAGAGTATAATAAAAAGTAACGTTTTGCCACAAAGCTGACTCAGAGAGCCTTAATGATATACAAAGGATTTTATTCaaccaaactgaaaacagattGTGAAAGTTCAGGTAAAAATCTTACAAGTTAATGAAtaatgcagcaaaaaaaaaagaatcatctTTCCATAAATAATTATCACAACATACAATTACTGCTACATCCAGAGTTATGTCCCAGTTGTTTTTCCTACAAGACAGTGACCCGAACGTGTATTTTCGTTGCATCTCAGAATGGTATTGTCCTCCTGTTCAATGCCTTATTTGATCAAGTGCTAATCCAAATCAGACTTTACTCTTTAAAGAGGTGAACTTTCAACACACTGGCCTTTTTAAGTATCCAACATGTCACACTAGCAGTATACACCTATTTATAAAAAATGCTTCCCATTGAGCCTGAATAAAGGGATACTGCTGATATTGGTGTAACTGCTCCCTCTTGTGCTCTTCCTGCCTCACAGTCAGCGGAAGGGAATCAACAGGGCTGCTCGCCTTCATCATGGGGTTTGAGCTGAAAGCTCACACTAAAGGAACGCCAACAGTAAATGAGCAGTTTATTTCATGTGTGCAGGAAAACACATCTACCGAActtgacaaataaaataaacgaAGGGAAGGGGAAAGATAAAAATACTTTCCATAAGGTCACGGCACTGTAAGAGAAAAGGCtagtctaataaataaaacagcctGACAGAACTTCAAATATTTACAGGTGACGTCTTTGATAGCGCCTTACATTTCTGGACACTTTGTGGTGTTGCTATCTTTGctcacaatttatttttatgttttcgtCCTGCCAAATTTGCTTACTTATTTACAATTCAAGATTAAGCTGCGCTGCATTTAAATACAACATTACTTTCACTAAATACA
Proteins encoded:
- the map6b gene encoding microtubule-associated protein 6 homolog, translating into MAWPCITRACCINRFWTELDKADIAVPLVFTKYSDVADVQHLHHPQPKQKRAGAIAIETQPHPGEQEAGKAPPATGAAAGKDGSTASVMRQDFKAWRVRPEPSCKPRNEYQRSAAPFNNETQYQKDYKPWPIPKKHDHPWIPKSSPTTATSGGPERRAGSGKLELAAAEAEAEVEKSEIEEKMQEKEAKEVTKRSVKREKSAERETGEKTDGQMPADESAEQRKGRAAADALNRQIKEVMSTSSSYRTEFKAYKDVKPVKAIKAPSQYKPPEDGTNLETSYSATFKGEQVKAHPTDNKLVDRRRIRSLYSEPSKEPAKVDKPVSRTKPKKTPTTTTGKMVKKSKEKQLASSQSAKKKPSLGAPEPKPEGVVTKKSKEISNRLAEAKQ